From a single Rutidosis leptorrhynchoides isolate AG116_Rl617_1_P2 chromosome 5, CSIRO_AGI_Rlap_v1, whole genome shotgun sequence genomic region:
- the LOC139850268 gene encoding protein CHLORORESPIRATORY REDUCTION 41, chloroplastic: MASSTIFHFYPLKTSINPSLPHKPTAINCTSNQPQDFPSPDSSTTTSQDTFPIEKRRKSEILRDRKSKSGLVKPEPPNFEIGWKRTVPIPLDKPTGYVIMDYLEKLEDLMSKEYGSTALLEKVGEIVAQRAREEAEDLREDGKVEDRMVTELFRVLKLMEMDLAMVKAAVKEETLNERIQQAKARCRQAILVANSF, encoded by the coding sequence ATGGCTTCCTCTACCATTTTCCATTTCTACCCTTTGAAAACCTCCATAAACCCATCATTACCTCACAAACCAACCGCCATAAACTGCACTTCAAATCAGCCACAAGACTTTCCTTCACCAGATTCCTCAACCACCACCAGCCAGGACACGTTCCcaatcgaaaaacgtcgaaaatctGAGATCCTTCGAGACCGAAAATCCAAGTCAGGCTTAGTAAAACCCGAACCACCAAACTTTGAAATCGGATGGAAACGAACTGTCCCAATTCCACTAGACAAACCTACAGGCTATGTTATTATGGATTATTTGGAAAAACTTGAGGATTTAATGAGTAAAGAGTACGGATCGACTGCTTTATTGGAAAAAGTAGGCGAGATTGTGGCGCAAAGAGCGCGAGAAGAAGCGGAAGATTTACGAGAAGATGGAAAAGTTGAAGATAGAATGGTGACTGAACTTTTTAGGGTTTTGAAACTTATGGAAATGGATTTGGCAATGGTGAAAGCTGCTGTGAAAGAAGAGACTTTGAATGAAAGGATTCAACAAGCGAAAGCGAGGTGTCGTCAAGCTATACTTGTTGCTAATTCATTTTGA
- the LOC139846554 gene encoding uncharacterized protein has translation MESIMARALEYTLKYWLKSFSRDQFKLQGRTCQLSNLDISGEALHTSLGLPPALTVSMAKADKLDIVLPYLSNVQLEPIVLQIDKLDVVLEENDDLDSRRRTSSAQAASNSSKGSGYGFAEKIADGMTLEIQTVNILLETHGGGRHDQGSTWASPMASITIRNLVLYTTNESWQVVNLKAARDFSSKKNFIYVFRKLEWEYLCIDLLPHPDMLADNSDEGSSQKDDDGAKRVFFGGQRFIDRISGEAYITIQRTYLNIPLGLEVQVHITEAICPSLSEPGLRALLRFLTGLYVCLNREDVNPNDQQQLAEAAGNTLVAFMVDHIFLGIKDSGFQLELLMQSLHFSRACVSDGTLTKYLTRVMVGGLILRDTFASPPCPLVQPSMQDVAEEYLQIPDFGKNFCPPIYPLGDQQWRVDNRVPLMSLHSLRFMPSLAPPSFSSQTVIDCKPLMIHLQEESCLRISSFLADGVLVDAGDTLLDNSIYSFQLNIKRLDITAPMEARTHDNKNSPFKGARLHIENLYFTESPLLRLSLLNLDMDAACFCMWEGQPIDASQKKWTAGASLLGLCLETSSDPTGTGSRSESCRCVEIKGICVQVAMVTSDGSPIRDIPPPGGVVRVGADCEQFVSNTSVDQLFFVLDLYVYIDNVSDKMADVGKSKRINTVKTGDDRSIREKVPADTAINIVLKNLKLMFLEASTENIQGTPLVQFIGDDLSLQVTHRTLGAAMAISSTLRWDRVEVNCEANGVVPAGGPELRSVFWVQNKKSVRSNGSVVMTPFLNLSVVHVVPYDVHDTQCHSFRVLACVAGVRLAGGMNYSEALLHRFGILGPDGRPGAGLVKGLLRLSSGPLSKLFKASPPFVDEGKKSQNESVEDEKNSNLLQLESSNDVTIILELKDWLFALESAEEMAESHSFDDSYKEECSWHTSFGKFKLKANGSKNDDGKRNSISANEYPIELVKVSVEGLKALKPERKGNTPTKTIEPHGGIDLDIDVVPCVDNDVDGMITWAVENLKISAKQPIEVVVRKDELQHVFHLCRLEIDSMGRITAGILRLLKLDASVGQAALDQLGRLGSDGFEEIFSPRKHRTSIDRVQSCLAPLDHNQSSPGSVDSTLASLEAALLDSQSNCANLSAELSNSDSSNPNVDNVQQLAQKLETMQRLLTRLRTQV, from the exons atgGAATCAATAATGGCTAGGGCACTGGAATACACACTCAAATACTGGCTTAAATCTTTCTCCAGAGATCAATTCAAGTTACAAGGACGCACTTGCCAGCTCTCTAATTTAG ATATAAGTGGTGAAGCTTTGCACACAAGTCTCGGATTACCGCCTGCTTTAACCGTTAGCATGGCTAAAGCTGACAAGTTAGACATTGTG CTTCCTTATTTGAGCAATGTACAACTCGAGCCGATTGTTCTGCAAATCGATAAGCTCGATGTAGTGTTAGAGGAGAATGATGATTTAGATTCGCGTAGGCGCACCAGCAG TGCACAAGCGGCTTCCAATTCGTCAAAAGGTAGTGGATACGGATTTGCTGAGAAG ATTGCTGATGGAATGACATTAGAAATACAGACTGTAAATATATTACTCGAGACTCATGGTGGTGGCAGACATGATCAAGGTTCAACTTG GGCATCACCAATGGCGTCTATCACTATTCGTAATCTTGTTTTGTACACCACAAATGAAAGCTGGCAG GTTGTAAACCTTAAGGCAGCAAGGGACTTCTCAAGCAAAAAAAATTTTATTTATGTTTTCAGA AAGCTTGAATGGGAGTATCTATGTATCGATCTTCTGCCTCATCCTGATATGCTTGCAGATAATTCTGATGAGGGTTCTAGCCAAAAAGATGATGATGGTGCAAAACGAGTATTCTTTGGTGGTCAACGTTTTATCGATAGAATATCTGGAGAGGCTTAT ATTACAATACAGAGGACATATCTTAATATACCACTAGGTCTGGAAGTTCAAGTGCATATTACAGAAGCCATTTGCCCATCATTGAGTGAACCGG GACTTCGAGCCCTTCTTCGTTTCTTAACGGGATTGTATGTTTGTCTTAACAGAGAAGATGTGAATCCAAATGATCAACAG cAATTAGCAGAAGCTGCAGGGAATACACTAGTCGCTTTTATGGTGGACCATATATTTCTTGGCATAAAAGATTCTG GGTTTCAGCTAGAACTTCTGATGCAGTCACTTCACTTTTCTCGG GCATGCGTCTCCGATGGAACACTTACCAAATACCTAACTCGGGTCATGGTTGGTGGACTAATTTTACG GGATACATTCGCTAGTCCACCATGCCCATTAGTACAACCTTCAATGCAGGATGTTGCAGAGGAATATTTACAGATTCCGGATTTTG GCAAAAATTTCTGTCCTCCGATATATCCACTAGGTGATCAACAATGGAGAGTAGATAATCGTGTTCCACTCATGTCCCTTCATTCTCTCCGATTTATGCCCTCCCTCGCCCCGCCTtcattctcttcacaaactgtaaTCGACTGCAAGCCACTTATG ATTCATCTTCAAGAAGAGTCTTGTCTAAGAATATCGTCTTTTTTAGCCGACGGAGTTTTAGTCGATGCTGGTGATACATTACTAGATAACTCCATCTACTCCTTTCAGTTGAATATCAAAAGATTAGATATCACTGCTCCAATGGAAGCTAGGACCCACGACAATAAAAACAGCCCGTTCAAAGGGGCCAGACTTCATATCGAGAACTTGTACTTTACCGAGTCACCTTTATTAAGACTCAGTCTTCTTAATTTGGACATGGATGCTGCTTGTTTCTGTATGTGGGAGGGTCAACCTATTGATGCCAGTCAAAAAAAATGGACAGCTGGCGCTTCGTTACTCGGCTTGTGTCTAGAAACTTCTAGTGATCCGACTGGTACTGGTTCTCGTTCAGAATCATGTAGGTGCGTTGAGATTAAAGGTATTTGTGTACAGGTGGCAATGGTGACGTCAGATGGAAGTCCAATAAGAGACATCCCGCCACCTGGCGGAGTTGTTAGAGTAGGAGCTGATTGTGAACAGTTTGTGTCCAATACTTCAGTTGATCAGTTGTTTTTTGTGTTAGATCTGTATGTGTATATCGATAACGTTAGTGATAAAATGGCTGATGTTGGAAAAAGTAAACGAATTAATACGGTGAAAACCGGTGATGATAGAAGTATTAGAGAAAAAGTCCCGGCTGATACTGCGATTAACATCGTACTTAAGAATCTGAAACTGATGTTTCTAGAAGCTTCTACAGAAAACATTCAAGGAACACCATTAGTTCAGTTTATTGGTGATGATTTATCGTTACAAGTTACTCATAGAACGTTAGGTGCTGCAATGGCTATATCGTCAACTTTACGTTGGGATCGAGTAGAAGTCAACTGTGAAGCCAATGGTGTTGTGCCAGCTGGCGGGCCTGAATTGAGATCTGTGTTTTGGGTGCAAAATAAGAAGAGTGTTAGATCAAATGGAAGTGTGGTTATGACTCCGTTTTTGAATTTAAGTGTTGTACATGTAGTTCCGTATGATGTACATGATACGCAGTGTCATAGTTTTCGTGTTTTGGCATGTGTTGCGGGTGTACGTCTTGCGGGAGGGATGAATTATAGCGAAGCGTTGCTTCATCGTTTCGGGATTTTAGGGCCAGATGGCAGGCCAGGGGCTGGACTTGTGAAAGGTTTACTACGTTTATCGTCTGGACCGTTGTCAAAACTATTCAAAGCATCACCTCCGTTTGTTGATGAGGGTAAAAAGAGTCAAA atgaaAGCGTAGAGGATGAGAAGAATAGCAATTTATTGCAATTGGAGTCATCAAATGATGTGACTATAATACTAGAATTGAAAGATTGGCTATTTGCTCTCGAAAGCGCCGAAGAAATGGCGGAAAGTCATAGTTTTGATGATTCATATAAAGAAGAGTGTTCGTGGCACACGTCTTTTGGAAAGTTTAAATTAAAAGCGAATGGAAGCAAAAACGACGATGGAAAACGAAATTCTATATCAGCAAATGAGTATCCTATTGAATTAGTAAAG GTTAGTGTTGAAGGCTTGAAGGCTCTGAAACCCGAGCGAAAAGGAAATACGCCAACAAAAACAATTGAGCCGCACGGTGGGATAGACCTTGACATTGACGTAGTACCGTGTGTAGATAATGATGTTGATGGTATGATTACTTGGGCGGTGGAAAATCTTAAAATTTCTGCAAAACAACCG ATTGAGGTGGTTGTACGAAAGGACGAACTGCAACATGTTTTTCACTTGTGCAGATTGGAAATTGATTCAATGGGAAGAATAACTGCCGGGATTCTTCGATTGTTGAAACTTGATGCATCAGTTGGTCAGGCAGCACTAGATCAACTAGGCCGTCTTG GAAGTGATGGTTTTGAAGAGATATTTTCTCCACGAAAGCATCGAACTAGTATTGACCGTGTTCAATCTTGCCTTGCACCTCTTGATCATAACCAATCGTCTCCTGGTTCCGTGGATTCAACGTTAGCATCGCTTGAAGCGGCATTGTTAGATTCACAGTCTAATTGTGCAAATTTGTCTGCTGAATTAAGCAATTCAGATTCTTCCAATCCCAATGTTGATAATGTACAACAATTAGCCCAGAAACTAGAGACTATGCAAAGATTATTGACGAGGTTGCGCACTCAGGTATAA